In a single window of the Candidatus Methylomirabilis sp. genome:
- a CDS encoding ABC transporter permease — protein sequence MRGQAWRLGVFLFVIGFVLNLVGIVGHVAVSSVAKRWFTTPFPPAWTTDWYAYAWREFQLPQVLVVTVTVALTVTALALVLGFPAAYLLARHDLRAKPALLLLYFLPLLVPQMTYGIPLATTLYRYRIGGTIYGVILANLVPMLPLAIFVLLPFFEQISVSLEWAARVHGASRLQV from the coding sequence CCTGGCGGCTGGGGGTCTTCCTCTTCGTCATCGGGTTCGTCCTGAACCTGGTGGGCATCGTCGGCCACGTCGCGGTCTCCTCGGTCGCCAAGCGCTGGTTCACCACCCCGTTCCCGCCGGCCTGGACGACCGACTGGTACGCCTACGCCTGGCGCGAGTTCCAGCTGCCCCAGGTGCTGGTGGTCACGGTGACGGTCGCGCTCACCGTGACCGCCCTGGCCCTCGTCCTCGGCTTTCCCGCGGCGTACCTGTTGGCCCGGCACGACCTGCGGGCGAAGCCGGCCCTGCTGCTGCTCTACTTCCTGCCGCTCCTCGTGCCCCAGATGACCTACGGCATCCCGCTGGCCACCACGCTCTATCGCTATCGGATCGGCGGCACGATCTACGGGGTGATCCTCGCCAACCTGGTCCCCATGCTGCCGCTCGCGATCTTCGTGCTGTTGCCGTTCTTCGAGCAGATCAGCGTGAGCCTGGAGTGGGCGGCCCGCGTGCACGGGGCCAGCCGGCTCCAGGT